The nucleotide sequence GTTATCATTGAAGTCTGTAAGTCAGACGCATACACAACCAACTTACTATCAACAATTTCAAACAAGAAATTTTCCAGAATAGGAACAACAGGATTAGTGGTAATAACACCATTTATAGAAGTTAAATGCTTCAGTAATGATGATGAAGAAACTACGAATTTCATAGGTAAATTCCTGGGATTTTGAAATAAAAATACTCGGGTAAAGGTAGCAAAGAAATTAAAAAATACCTATACACTAGTTAAGGAAATTTCAATTTTACCTTTTATTATTTTATGTCCACTTTGCTATTGCTTATACACAAAATCCTCCTTTACAGGAAGTAGCCTTTCAACAAGCTCATTTCTTAAAATTACAGGTTCATTAATTGCTTTCACCAGGCCGAACCAATACTTTTCATCCTTAGGCTTATAGATCAACAGCTCATTGCTTCTCTCTTTAAGCATATCTTCCACTTCTAAAATTGCTTTTGGCTGTAAATTAGCCAGTTCTTCACGCAAAGAGTCTGGATTATCTACAAATCCACTGACATTGACCATTACGAAACTCTGAAGGTAATTAACCAATTTCATAGTGTCTATAGGATTTATTCCTGCTATACCGAAACTCCCCTCCTGATACTTGATCTCAAAATCATCTTCTTCGCTTTCAGGATAATGCACCTTTATCTTTTGAAGAGACCGGTTATCACTGGCAAACACAGTCCTAGACCTCCAGTCGTTTTCTGACAAGGTAAGCAGGTTGGTCAGGTTTCCTGTAAAACCAGGCACATAGGTAATATATGGCGTATCACTACCTTCTTTGAGAAAATAAGAACTGTTAGGGTCGTTATCATTAGACAGAACATGAAATACATGTTCGCCATCTTTTTCTTTCACGTTAACCCGAATCCCTTCGCTTTTCAGTTTTTCATACACTTTTTGCTTATTCTCTTCCGATACAGGGCGTCTTATTTCAAGCTTAGCAATACCAAAAAGCAATAAATCAGAAAGCTGAATACGTGTTGGGTATTTTTCATTGATAATCCACACGTTGTTCCTGTCTCTTCTCAGAACGCCGTTTATTTCGTCAGACTGATACCCTATTTCATAAACCGAAGACGTATCTGCAATGCTTACAGCCAAATCTTCATTAAAGGTAGACCCGGTACGCTTTTCCTTTACCGTAAACCAAGCTGCGATAGACAATACAACAACTAGGGATAATAAAATTTTTATTCTGGTAGTAAGAATCATGATCTAAACTGCTCAAATTTTCTTTTTCTATAAATGTACCTTACAACTCCAAAACCAATTATCAATATTACAGGAACTGCCAGGTTGATGATCTGCCACATCAAGCGCTCTTCTTCAATTCTAACCTTATCCAAAGGCCGTAAGATTACTTCACGCGCTCGAACATTGACAATGCCTTTATCATCAAGCAAATGCGCTACAGCATTTAAAACCAATTCTTTATTACCAAAGGTCTGTCTGGAATACATGTCATAGCCCAGTGGCAACACTTCATTGCGCTTTGGATCCATTTCGTTCCTTATAAAGTCTCCATCAGAACATACCAAGATACTAGATGACTGGTTCTGCCCGACAGCTTTCTGACCCGCAACAGGAGACGGTCTATTTTTATACAATGAAGTAAACTTACCTTCAAGCAAGAACATCATGGCTTGTGGCCCTTTGTTATACTCCCTTGGGTTAGCATCTGCACGCATTTCGTTAAGCGAAAGTTTGGCAGGGGCATTTAACAATTTTGAATACTTTGAAGAAAATACCAAAGGGGTTTTGACAATACCATCAGCCTTAACAGAATCCATGCTCCCCACAAACTTACCATACACAGCATCCATGTTTTTGACAATAGGATGGTTCCCAAAAGTATTCAATAGAGGGAAAAACCGCCAATTGACCATTTGAACATTTGGCTTGTCTCCCATCATGCCCACATTCACTGGTATATATCCTGAATTCAAGTCTTTGATCAGGTTGTAGTTAAGCCTAACACCATACCTAAAAAGCAGGTCATCCAAATTAGTTTCATAAGGAAAAATCACCCCTCCTTCATCTCCCAGACTATCCATATCAACATTCACATTATTGATAAAAAACATAGCCTTCCCACCATTCACAATGTATTGGTCAATAAGGAATTTTTCCTGTTCTGTGTAAGGTGTTTTAGGAGCTGCAACCACCAAAGCGTCATAATTGTCCAGTTCCCTGGTATCTTCCAAGTTAATTCTGTACACATTATAATACTTTTGCAAACTTGATTTTAAATCTGCCACTTCTACCTCATTAAGCTCGCCATGCCCTTCTATAAACGCAATGGATTTACGCTTTTTCTGGGTCAACTGTCTAATCGCTGAAATCAACTCATACTCTACCCCTTCTACAGATTGGTTCAACGTTTCCTGAGGGTCAGCGGTTTTATTTCCCTTAAGAAGCATTACTGGCACCTCTTGGTTTTTATAACTAAGCATGGCACCCGGAAAGATCAGCTTTTCTACTTTCTTATCACCTTCTTTCGCAAAAAGGTTAGTTGGCTGAATTCCCTTTTGCGCAAGCTGATAATAAATTCTTTTGCGCATTTCCTCATCAGCTTCTGCTCCCGGATTAATGAAACGATACTGGATTTTAGTGCCTGCGTGAATTCTGAACTCATCCAACGTTTCCCGAATAGTACGCTGAAGCCGCTCAAAACCTGACGGGAACTCACCTTCCAGATACACCTCTACCGTAACAACATCGTCTAATTCCTTAAGAATATCTATAGATGTATCAGAAATTGTATACCTTTTATCTTCTGTAAGGTCAATACGGAAAAAGTGACCTGACGCTATTATATTTACTAATACAATAATTATTAGTATCAGGACATATTCTATAATCTGATTCCACTTATTTTTTACCATTTTCTACTTCCCAGGATAAGTTTGGTGGACAATAACATGATGGAAATGACACTAAAGAAATATACAAGATTTCTGGAGTCAATCAATCCTTTGCTGAGTGCTCTGTAGTGATAGGAAATACCTAGCTTGTCTATTAATACCGAATACTGTCCCCATACATTGACAGATGCCAGCGATTCAAAACCGGTATAGAATATAAAACAGAGAAACACTGCTATAATAAAAGAGACAATCTGGTTGGTAGTAAGGACAGAAGACATAATACCAATAGAGGCAAAAACGCTTCCTAAAAGGATTAGCCCGATATATGAGCCAGCTACTGCTGCGGAGTCCACATTTCCGGCGGGGCTACCTAATTCACTTACCGTATAATAATAAAGTAAGGTAGGCACTAAAGCTAGGCAAACCAGCACTATGGCAGAGAAATATTTTCCAAATATAATTTGCCAGTCAGTAACTGGGCGCGTCAACAGCAATTCTATAGTTCCATCTTTTTTCTCTTCAGCAAAGGTGCGCATAGTAATAGCGGGAATAAGAAAGATGAACACCCAAGGCGCCAAGGAGAAAAAGGCTTCCATTTCAGCAAAGCCATACTCGAAAATACTCGTTTCAGGAAATACCCAAATAAACAGGCCTATAGCCGTCAAAAACAAGATAATGACGATATAGGCTATCAAAGAGTTTAAAAAGGCGTTAATTTCTTTTTGTAATATACTAAGCATATTAAAAGATTTATTGCATCAGGGACATACCCCCGTCAAACCGATTCTTTATTAGTTAATTCACGAAAGACTTTTTCCAGAGAGTTCACCTCTTGCTTCAATCCTACCAAAGCCCAATGATGTTCAGAAGCAGCTTTGAAAATCTGGGATCTGATATCTTCTGCACCAGTAGTAAGCTCATAACGACCAGTAGAGATTTGTTTCACATCCATTACGCCAGGAATAGCTCTCAATGCTTCAACATCAATCTCATGCTCAAATTCCACAGAAAGCACTTTGGTACCACTACTTCTGCTATGCAATGCAGCAACCGAATCATCAGCGACAATTTCTCCCCTGTTGATAATGATCACCCTATCGCATAAAGCTTCTACCTCTTGCATGATATGGGTAGAAAAAATCACCGTTTTTTCCCTGCTCACATCTTTAATAAGCGTACGAATATCTTGGATCTGATTTGGATCCAGCCCAGTCGTAGGCTCATCAAGAATAAGTACCTCCGGGTCATGGATCAGTGCCTGTGCCAGACCAACACGTTGACGGAAACCCTTTGACAAAGCGCCTATTTTCTTGTTCTGCTCAATAGTCAAACCACAAATCTCAACCATCTCAGCCACCCTCTCCTTTAGCTTAGCTCCTCTCATACCATGAAGCGACCCTATAAAACGCAGGTATTCGTGAACATACATGTCAAGGTAAAGAGGGTTGTGTTCAGGAAGGTAACCGACCCTGCGCTGAACTTCTAACGGGTCATCTGAAACACTGTACCCACAGACCTCAACAGAGCCACCGGACGGCGGAATATATCCCGTAGCAATTTTCATGGTTGTGGATTTACCCGCCCCGTTTGGCCCAAGAAAACCTGTAATTTGGCCTTTTTGGGCTTCAAATGTGATATTGTTTACGGCATATTGGGTACCATAAACCCTCGTAAGTTCTTTCACTTTTACACTCATACCCCTGTTTCTTTAGTTGGATCGGTCGGAGAAGTTGCTGTTTCTACAAAAAAACGCACAAAATAGTTCCTAAGTATAAAAATTCCCTTCGGATCAATCAACTCCCACAATTAAGAAAAACTACACAAAAGTAACTTCATTTATATAAAATGAAATTATTTCAATACTTTTTCTTTAATTCCAGTAATATTTGCCTTCACTTTTACCTTTAGTTCTGTAATTTTACCGTATGATTGAAATTTATACAGACGGGGCATCAAGAGGGAACCCTGGGCCTGGTGGTTACGGTGTGGTAATGAAATACCATCAACACAGAAAAGAAATAAGCGAAGGCTTTAGGAAAACGACCAATAATAGAATGGAACTATTAGCTGTCATAGTGGGACTTGAAGCTTTAAAAAAGCCTGGCATGGAGGTCACTATATACTCCGATTCTAAGTATGTAGTAGATGCTGTGGAGAAAGGTTGGGTCTGGAATTGGATAAAAAAGAATTTTAAAGACAAAAAAAACAAAGATCTTTGGTTACGCTTTGCCAATGTATACCGTAGGCATAAGGTAAAATTAAAATGGATTAAAGGCCATGCCGGACATATCGAAAACGAAATCTGCGACAAACTTGCGGTAGAAAGCGCAGAAAGTGGCAACCTAAAAGTAGACGAAGGGTATGAGTCAGGAGGAATGTAACTTACTTTACAAGTTATAGTAATATGATTTCAGCAGATCGTTAAATGCGGAAGTATATGATTGATCACTATTTCTGATCACCAGCTCTGAAACAAGTGCGTTAGGCTTTGTAATTTTAGAAAATACACCAACAACCCTAATAGCTGGTTTACCATAGTGATTCCTAATTAATATTTTTTCCTGGCAACTCAGTTGATACCGCTCAGCTTCTTGCTCAAATGAAGCAAATTCTTTTTCGGGGTAAAGAATATAAAAACGGCCATCGTATTTAAGATACTTGTCTGCAAACTGCAACAAAACAGAAGGCGACAGCCCAGCAGAGTGGCAAGCCAGGTCATATTTGGCCTTTCCAGACTTTAAATAATCTTTATAAAAAGGAGGATTGCAACATATCAAATCATATCCATCTCTAGGGCGATAATCTTGAAGCGCTTGATGGTAAACAGAAACCTGTTCTGGCCAAGGACTATGATTGATGTTAAATAAAGCTTGCTTATATGCACTTTCATCTTTTTCAATGGCATCAATATGGCCTATGGCACGTTGGGCGACCATTAAAGCCAACAACCCCGTACCGGTACCTATATCAAGTATTCTTTTTGCACCCTCGGGCTTAATCAAAGCCCCAAAAACACAAGAATCAGTGCACACTTTCATGCCACACTGATCCTGGTAAATAGTGAACTGTTTAAACTTGAAGTAATTATTGGCCATTAGAGCTTTTCTTTAATAAACTTTACGCCAAAAGCTTCCAGCTCTTTTAAGATAGGGTTATAAAACTCAGAAGTCACTGGCAGCATTACCCCCTTTGCCGAAATTTCCCCTTCAAGGATAAGGCGTGTAGCAATCCCGGCAGGATATCCGACAGTTGCAGCCATTGCCGTATGGCCGGCATCCTTTCCGGTAAATGTCATCGTGGTGGAAAAGTTTTCCTGCTTACCTTGCACGTCAAAGCTAAAAATATGCTTCATTACAACCAAGTCTGCATCAGAGCTATCCAGCTTCCATTTCTTCTCGATAATAGATTGTAATATTTGGGCAGCAGTAGCATTTGCAATACCTTGCTTTTCCTGATCGTCCAACAATCCAAGCCAAACCAGTTTATCAAACGTTTCTGATTCTTGAGATATACCTAAATAACTGGCAAGACGTTCCGAAACAGAGCCGTTACCACCCGGTAAAAAAGATTCTGTAAAAGCAAGGTTGGACAAATGTTCAGACCCTTCAAGTACAACAGTATCGTCTGTGAGCCCTAACTGCACCAGCATATCCCAACTAGAAGAAAATCCAGCATAGCGTAAAGTTCCCCGAATAAAAGTAGAAACACCCTGAAGGTTGTATAGGTCAAGATATTTCAAAGAGTCCCGGTTAGGGTAACCTTCTAAAGTTCCATATCCTGCAACAGGCACCTCTTCAAGGCGCTGAAAGAGTTTATGGTAAGGTAGGTATTTATATCCTCCATCCTCCATGTACTTAGCTGCTGGCCCCTGACCGGCAAGAACGACATTTCGAGGGTTCCAAGATATTTTATAATGCCATGGATTTGTATCTGCTTCAGGAGCAACCAAGCCACCTGTATACGATTTAAAAGAAACCAACTTCCCCCCTTTTGCCTTATGTTCATCAATTTCTTTTAAAGCAGACATATGGTCAATACCAGGATCTAGACCTGCCTCCATGAGCAATACTACCCCATTCTTCTTTGCCTCATCGTCTAAAGACCTAATCTCCTCGCTCATATAAGAAGCAGAGACAAAGTGTACTCCCAGCTCAACACAATCTCTAGCAATTGTATAATGCAAGCGAGGAGGAAGCAGCGAAACAGTTATGTCATGTTTTTGTATGAGCGACCTTCGCACTTCGTCATCCATAACATCTATCGAAAGCGTCTCAAAATAAACAGACTTAGGAAGGTTTGCTACATAAGGACTTAAAAGCATATCTGCAATGGTGAGTTTCCATTGTTTCTTTGCACATAAACCCAGTAAATATTCAATAAGTACCTGAGAAGATTTCCCAGAACCAAAAAGAAGAATTTGCTTCATATAAACAGTTTGTTTAGTATTAAGGTAAAACAAATATACAAGACAACAAAAGTTTATGAAGGAACATCGGCTGAAAACTACCCGTACGGCAAGATTTTTTACATTAGGCACCATAACAGAACGAACAAAAAACATCTGGTTTGTTATTCATGGGTATGGTCAGTTAGCCGAATATTTTATTAGAAACTTCACCCCTATTCATGATGAAGAGAACGTAATCGTAGCCCCCGAGGCTTTGTCCAGGTTTTATTTATCAGGATATACAGGGCGCGTAGGTGCTAGTTGGATGACCAAAGAAGACCGTGATAGTGAAATTGAAGATTATATCCAATATATGAACCAAGTTTACCAAACACTGAAACCACATGCCAGCATAAACATAAACATCTTAGGTTTTTCGCAAGGTGTTTCTACTGCCTACCGATGGGCACTAAGTTCGCAATTATTCAATCCAAATAAACTTATACTATGGGCGGGAATATTCCCACCAGACATTAAAACCGACTTTGGATCCCAAATTGACAAGCTTAAAGCCGTTGATACCTATGTAGTATATGGGACTAAAGACCCTATGCTACAGCAAGAGCACTTAGAAAAATTTGAAGCGTTCAAAAAAGTAAAAAAAGACCTGGAGGTAATTACATTCGAAGGAGAGCATGAGATCAATAAAGCAGCTTTATTGAAAATAGTCGAAAGAGAAAGCTAAAATATGTAGTTGACAAAGCTAGAACAAATATCCTCTAACGGTCAAAAAAAAAGCCCTGTCCAAAGACAAGGCTTTTTTTAAATGTTAGTTGTTAAACTTGTGCTTATTCTACTACAAGTCTAGAAGCACCTACAGGGACACCGTCACCTAAAACAGTAACTAAGTATACACCTTTGCTTAGGTTGCTAACAGGGATTTCAGTTTCAGATCTTCCACCGTTGAAAGAAGCAACTTCAACACCCATTAAGTTAGATACTCTAACTTCAACATTACCACTTTTCACAGACTCATAAGAAACAAGCGCCTGAGAAGAAGCTGGGTTAGGGAAAACTTTCAAAGGTTGTTTAGCAGCAGCCTTTCTTACAGGAGTGATACGGCAGTCTCCTACTTGAATAGAGTGGATAAGTATAGTAGCATCTTCCAGACCAGCATGGAACCATTCAGGATCGTTTTCCATGTTACCTTCTCCGTATTTAGGAACAGTGTTAACTAAAGTAAAATTGATGCTTGAAATTTGAGACAAGTCTACATCGTGCAATTCACCAGGCCCATAATCAGGACGATCTGGATGATCATACCATTCCATTTGAACAGCACCATCATATTCGAAGAAAATTTCAAACTCTTCCTGGTTTGCAGGAATAACTTCTGCTATAGTGTGTTCCCAAGCATTAGCTAAATTATCTTCATCAACAGTAGGTTTAGTATCAGCAGTATGTCCATAAATATCTTGTAGAGAAATCCTAATTTCTACAGGATAATCATTCATGTTCGATACTATTGCCAATAACTGACTACTTGGGGTAAAATCTAAAGTAAATGGATCTTCCCCTTCTTGCCCCCCATTGCCATTGCCATTATCATCATGATAGAACCTAGCCGTTGCACCATTCCCATTATCTTCACCATTCCCGTTTTCTTCGCCATTCCCATTATCTGGGTATTCAATATTTGCTCTGTCCCCAAAACTAATACCAAAAGGTTCAAAAGCACCTATTGGCTGAGTAACAGTAGCCTCCAAATACCCTTCTTCAGTATTTCTATCTAAAGAGTAAGAGAAAGTACCTTCTTCATTTCTTTCAGGAGTGGAACCTAGCGTCAAGACCGTATAAGAAGTGTCTTGCCATTCGTAAAATCCAGTTCCGTAACGGCGTTCGAAATCGTCATCGTCTTGAGCTCTCCATAAAAATGGCTCTGGTCCACTAAAATCATCATAAACATAATGCGCATCGATTGCTGGTTCATCACAAACAAATTCATCCTGCGCATAAGACATTGATGCAATACCCATTGCACCAGCTAATAGTAGCAGTTTCTTCATAAATTGTTTAAGTTAATTGTTTCTAAAATTTAAGTAAGTCGTATGACAATATTAATATTAAATATGATCAAATAAAAATGGCATTTGAAAAAAATATCACTCTATTTACAATAAAAGCACAAAGTCAGCAAACTATGAGAATTAAATTGTAAACAACTTAACAGCCTGCGTCACTTGTAGCAGAATCATGTGCCAAAAGTAATTAAATACATACAAAAAACAAACACTTAAGCGAAATTTATTACATTCAACAAACAATACCTTTCACAGATACTATCTTAATATTAACTACAAACAAAGCATTAGGCAATCCTTCTTCAACCAAAACACAAATTCAACTAAATATTTTATCCCTAAAATATTACGCAGCATACTCATAAAGTTGCACAAAGGTTTTTCGATGCCAGATCCCTCCTACGTCAGAACGAGCTACTTGTCATGCGGACATAAAAAAAGCCTCACCTGACTGAGACTATAAAAAAGTTGAAAATGACCTTCTCTATTCAAAGTGCAGGAATAGACTGATGGTATGTGTATTCAGCCGGTTTAAGCTGCGGGCATAAATATTAGGGTCTCGTGACAGCAAGTTGACCAGTCCGTGAGACAAACGGATTTCAGGGGAAAACTTGAACAATGGAAAGTAAAAATCAAGACCAGCTCCATATTCAATAGCAAAATCCATAGTATTTACCCGTAACTGGTCATCACCCCTATCTCTTTTATTAGCGCCAGCCTCTATACCAGCTTTTACGCCACCTACTGCATACATACGCATATTGCCTCTTCTCTGGGACTTATATTTTACCAATAGAGGAAATTCAATGAAAGTGGACTCGTTCTGTTGTTCTTCAAAAGCACCTCCTCTATAGCGGTACACCACTGTCCGCTCATAAAAAGACACCGTAGGTAATAGTCGCAAATCAAAATAATCTGCAAACTTCATGTTGACTATAAAACCCAAAGAAAAGCCTGGCCGACCAGGGGAAAGCGCTGAAGTCAAGGTGTCGGACTCCAGGTAATAATTAGAATGCGTAAGATTGAACCTCGCCGCATTCATGCCGAGGGTGAAACCATAGTGCATCCGCTTATCGTCATAAAAAGGGAGGTTAAGTTCTGTCCTTTGTCTACTCTGCGCATAAATATCTTTTCCTGAGAAAAGCAGCACAAGCAAAAAGATAAAACCTATTTTTTTGCTGTATATATGGAACTTATTCCAAAAGTTAATGTTGTACATTTTGAAGATTTAAAACCTATTCCCGTTAATTTATCTAAAAAAGCCTCTCCTGATGGAAAATTTTCTACAGACTCTGGCAAATAAGAATACGCTGCATTGTCTCTCGAAACAAGTTTTCCTATCAAAGGCAAGATTCTCTTAAAATATAAACTGAACAAACCTCTAAGTATGGAATTTGTTGGCATTGAAAGCTCCAGTACCATGACGGTACCATTACTTTTTAGCACCCTATAAAATTCTGAAAGTCCTTTTTCCAAGTTCTCAAAATTCCTCACACCAAAAGCGACGATAATGGCATCGAAAGTATTGTCTTCAAAAGGCAATTGCTCTGAATCTGCTTGTTGAAAACTAATTTTATCTGTCAATCCAGCTTTTTCCACCTTCTTTCTTCCTACTTCAAGCATTCCAGCAGAGATATCAACCCCGGTAATATGCTTTGCGCCTGACTTCAATGCAGCAACTGAAAAATCGCCCGTCCCGGTCGCTACATCAAGTATTGTTTCAGGTTTTTCATGGCTAAGCATTTTAATAGCCTTCTTTCTCCAGCCTTTATCAATTCCCAGGCTCAAAAAATGATTTAAAAAATCATATTTATGGGAAATGTTGTCAAACATTCTTGCCACCTGCACTTTTTTCCCCTCTGTGGAATCCTTATACGGTGTAACGGTCATTTTTCAATTTTAATATAAAATATATTGCCCAAACCTTAATCCTTTAATACCAGCCCACTGGTGATACAACTTTTTAATAAGCGAATCGTAGGTAGCTTAACCATAAGCTACTAGGCTCAGTACTTCATAAGGCATTTACAGCACCCCTATCCCCAAGTATGCTTTTTAAGGTTCAGCAAACTCAAAATTAAGTAAAAAATTTAAGGTTTTATTGTAAATTCTCAATTTCTCTTGATCGATTAATGCGAATTAAGTCATAATCAAGTAAAATCAAATTTAACAGGTAGAGACCCTAACGCTAGAGATCAAAAAATGGCATAGGAGTACTGATAGAAAAACAACTCTAGGATTGTCGCTTTTCTATCATGTAGAGGATGGGGCATATAAAAAAAGAAAAGGCTGCTGATAGCTTAAATAACTATTACAACAACCTTTTAATTAAATTTTTATACACAATAAAGTTTCTAGATAGGAAGCAAAGCTTCAACATCTAAAAAACAAGAGCTTAGGCTCGATTCAAGTCCCTATTGTATATTATAAACCTTGTAAGTTTATTACTTTACAACAAGCTCATCTGTTTCCATCAGTTCAAAAAACTGATCAAATACTTTTTTCTCAATAAGATACGTTGGCTTATGGCTGGCCCACTCACTGGAAATTTCAAAGAGATTGTTAAAAGTCCTTCCTTTATACACTTTTTTCTCCTCAAAACCCTCATAAGAAGGTTTGCGTATACAACGATACTGGATTTTTTTTACTGCTGACATATATATTATATGAAAATTTTGGCTTAAATGTATAATCAAAAAAAGCGCATAAATGTTCTTTTTACTTAAGGAAATTTATCCACTTTTCAACATTCTTCAGACAAGCACACGAAAGCCTGCTTCATCCATACCTATATCGTATCTAACCAAGAATTTATTTTCCTTGTAAGAAAATTTAATATTTTTTTAATATTAGAACCGATCTTTTTAGAACGTCTGCAAGGAGCATATTTTTTATAAAAAATAATAGTTTGAAAATTCACTTTTTTAGCTAAAGCATGTAGATCATGAAGCCTGTAAGCAAAAGCATGGGGTGATATAATAAAGAAAAAGAATCAATCAAGGTCTATTGTTGTTAGATATATAGAGAAGGATTGACGGAACTAAATATTAAAGTATGGGAACTCTATTGGAAAAAATGCTGTCTTCGCTACGGATAAAGCGGGATAGATACAAGAGATATGAAGATGACTTAAAAGACATC is from Cytophagaceae bacterium ABcell3 and encodes:
- a CDS encoding DUF4340 domain-containing protein, with the translated sequence MILTTRIKILLSLVVVLSIAAWFTVKEKRTGSTFNEDLAVSIADTSSVYEIGYQSDEINGVLRRDRNNVWIINEKYPTRIQLSDLLLFGIAKLEIRRPVSEENKQKVYEKLKSEGIRVNVKEKDGEHVFHVLSNDNDPNSSYFLKEGSDTPYITYVPGFTGNLTNLLTLSENDWRSRTVFASDNRSLQKIKVHYPESEEDDFEIKYQEGSFGIAGINPIDTMKLVNYLQSFVMVNVSGFVDNPDSLREELANLQPKAILEVEDMLKERSNELLIYKPKDEKYWFGLVKAINEPVILRNELVERLLPVKEDFVYKQ
- the gldG gene encoding gliding motility-associated ABC transporter substrate-binding protein GldG, with translation MVKNKWNQIIEYVLILIIIVLVNIIASGHFFRIDLTEDKRYTISDTSIDILKELDDVVTVEVYLEGEFPSGFERLQRTIRETLDEFRIHAGTKIQYRFINPGAEADEEMRKRIYYQLAQKGIQPTNLFAKEGDKKVEKLIFPGAMLSYKNQEVPVMLLKGNKTADPQETLNQSVEGVEYELISAIRQLTQKKRKSIAFIEGHGELNEVEVADLKSSLQKYYNVYRINLEDTRELDNYDALVVAAPKTPYTEQEKFLIDQYIVNGGKAMFFINNVNVDMDSLGDEGGVIFPYETNLDDLLFRYGVRLNYNLIKDLNSGYIPVNVGMMGDKPNVQMVNWRFFPLLNTFGNHPIVKNMDAVYGKFVGSMDSVKADGIVKTPLVFSSKYSKLLNAPAKLSLNEMRADANPREYNKGPQAMMFLLEGKFTSLYKNRPSPVAGQKAVGQNQSSSILVCSDGDFIRNEMDPKRNEVLPLGYDMYSRQTFGNKELVLNAVAHLLDDKGIVNVRAREVILRPLDKVRIEEERLMWQIINLAVPVILIIGFGVVRYIYRKRKFEQFRS
- the gldF gene encoding gliding motility-associated ABC transporter permease subunit GldF, which gives rise to MLSILQKEINAFLNSLIAYIVIILFLTAIGLFIWVFPETSIFEYGFAEMEAFFSLAPWVFIFLIPAITMRTFAEEKKDGTIELLLTRPVTDWQIIFGKYFSAIVLVCLALVPTLLYYYTVSELGSPAGNVDSAAVAGSYIGLILLGSVFASIGIMSSVLTTNQIVSFIIAVFLCFIFYTGFESLASVNVWGQYSVLIDKLGISYHYRALSKGLIDSRNLVYFFSVISIMLLSTKLILGSRKW
- the gldA gene encoding gliding motility-associated ABC transporter ATP-binding subunit GldA, giving the protein MSVKVKELTRVYGTQYAVNNITFEAQKGQITGFLGPNGAGKSTTMKIATGYIPPSGGSVEVCGYSVSDDPLEVQRRVGYLPEHNPLYLDMYVHEYLRFIGSLHGMRGAKLKERVAEMVEICGLTIEQNKKIGALSKGFRQRVGLAQALIHDPEVLILDEPTTGLDPNQIQDIRTLIKDVSREKTVIFSTHIMQEVEALCDRVIIINRGEIVADDSVAALHSRSSGTKVLSVEFEHEIDVEALRAIPGVMDVKQISTGRYELTTGAEDIRSQIFKAASEHHWALVGLKQEVNSLEKVFRELTNKESV
- the rnhA gene encoding ribonuclease HI gives rise to the protein MIEIYTDGASRGNPGPGGYGVVMKYHQHRKEISEGFRKTTNNRMELLAVIVGLEALKKPGMEVTIYSDSKYVVDAVEKGWVWNWIKKNFKDKKNKDLWLRFANVYRRHKVKLKWIKGHAGHIENEICDKLAVESAESGNLKVDEGYESGGM
- a CDS encoding methyltransferase produces the protein MANNYFKFKQFTIYQDQCGMKVCTDSCVFGALIKPEGAKRILDIGTGTGLLALMVAQRAIGHIDAIEKDESAYKQALFNINHSPWPEQVSVYHQALQDYRPRDGYDLICCNPPFYKDYLKSGKAKYDLACHSAGLSPSVLLQFADKYLKYDGRFYILYPEKEFASFEQEAERYQLSCQEKILIRNHYGKPAIRVVGVFSKITKPNALVSELVIRNSDQSYTSAFNDLLKSYYYNL
- a CDS encoding saccharopine dehydrogenase C-terminal domain-containing protein, which produces MKQILLFGSGKSSQVLIEYLLGLCAKKQWKLTIADMLLSPYVANLPKSVYFETLSIDVMDDEVRRSLIQKHDITVSLLPPRLHYTIARDCVELGVHFVSASYMSEEIRSLDDEAKKNGVVLLMEAGLDPGIDHMSALKEIDEHKAKGGKLVSFKSYTGGLVAPEADTNPWHYKISWNPRNVVLAGQGPAAKYMEDGGYKYLPYHKLFQRLEEVPVAGYGTLEGYPNRDSLKYLDLYNLQGVSTFIRGTLRYAGFSSSWDMLVQLGLTDDTVVLEGSEHLSNLAFTESFLPGGNGSVSERLASYLGISQESETFDKLVWLGLLDDQEKQGIANATAAQILQSIIEKKWKLDSSDADLVVMKHIFSFDVQGKQENFSTTMTFTGKDAGHTAMAATVGYPAGIATRLILEGEISAKGVMLPVTSEFYNPILKELEAFGVKFIKEKL
- a CDS encoding T9SS type A sorting domain-containing protein, yielding MKKLLLLAGAMGIASMSYAQDEFVCDEPAIDAHYVYDDFSGPEPFLWRAQDDDDFERRYGTGFYEWQDTSYTVLTLGSTPERNEEGTFSYSLDRNTEEGYLEATVTQPIGAFEPFGISFGDRANIEYPDNGNGEENGNGEDNGNGATARFYHDDNGNGNGGQEGEDPFTLDFTPSSQLLAIVSNMNDYPVEIRISLQDIYGHTADTKPTVDEDNLANAWEHTIAEVIPANQEEFEIFFEYDGAVQMEWYDHPDRPDYGPGELHDVDLSQISSINFTLVNTVPKYGEGNMENDPEWFHAGLEDATILIHSIQVGDCRITPVRKAAAKQPLKVFPNPASSQALVSYESVKSGNVEVRVSNLMGVEVASFNGGRSETEIPVSNLSKGVYLVTVLGDGVPVGASRLVVE
- a CDS encoding porin family protein, whose translation is MLLFSGKDIYAQSRQRTELNLPFYDDKRMHYGFTLGMNAARFNLTHSNYYLESDTLTSALSPGRPGFSLGFIVNMKFADYFDLRLLPTVSFYERTVVYRYRGGAFEEQQNESTFIEFPLLVKYKSQRRGNMRMYAVGGVKAGIEAGANKRDRGDDQLRVNTMDFAIEYGAGLDFYFPLFKFSPEIRLSHGLVNLLSRDPNIYARSLNRLNTHTISLFLHFE